The DNA sequence ataaaattgTGTTTTACGATGTCATAtcagtatatttttaataaaatatataaataatatttaaaaactggaaaaaagaaaaaacataaacaacgAATTTCGACTTTTTCATTATATAGTGGTATAAAAGTTCGTGCACTTAAGGAATCTAGCAGACTGCTCATACTTTAGACTTagtttattctattttttggaAATTGAGATACCTACAACTTTGAAAACTATGTTTTAAACtgtatttaaaattgttactaacaaaaaacaagtattattaaaaaatattaaattaaaatgaattaaaggattttattcatttatatatacaacatatatatatatatatcaaaaactAATACAATTCCATGCTGATACTGCATAAATGGGCCTATCATGCCAACATATCATCAAACTTCCTTTCTGACTAGTTATCTTAAAACCACCCGGCCCATAACCATCCACTACTCGCCGGGCCTCCTCCATTACTTCATACCACAAACGGATGGGCCTGAAGCCCGCTCTTGTAAACCTGACGGCCCACATTGAATACTCTTCATGTCTTGCCTCCCTGTCCATCCCTTCTCCAGCCACAATGTTCTCAATTTCCTTCCCCAACATTTCTTCTAAGACGGTACGATCCGGGCACGACAATCCTCCGAATGCAGCATCTATTGAATCAAACAATGCACTGTAAAAATGCAGCCCTTCTACAAACCGATCGACTAAACGATTTGAGTTGTGATTCGACTCTTGCTCGACTAGTAAAATTGCCTTGGGCCCGATTGACTTCACCATTTCAAGAAACTCGTTCATTCGCTTGCATTCCTTTACATCGTTGCTTCTTCTAAGCCCAAAATTTGCATCAACACGATCGTCCTCGGCCAGTAGGACATGAAGACCCAAAATTGATGTCAATGCTAATGCTTCCCCAGTTTTGATCTGGAGCATGTCCAAGGTCAGCTCTCTGAGCCCAGCATTTACAGGATTGAACTGAAATGCCATCTTTAAACTCTCAGCCTCTTTCACAAGCCTAGCTCCCAACCTCTCTTGGGCCTCCTTATTTCTACTAACACATGTGATCTTCAAACAGGGACGCTCATCAGGCCCACCATCAGCTAAGGCCCGAATAAAAGGAACCCATAGCTTCGAGTCACCAGAgctcaaatcaatcacatggATTTCAGGTTCCCCAGACACGGCTTGGATCAAGGTCCGGTTTATAATAGCATAGGCAAAGCTCAAACAAGGGAAAGCCCGACTAAAAACGGACCTAGCACGATCAACGTCACAACTCACCTGCCCACCATTGTTTAAGGCCTTGTAGAGGCCTGGCCAGCGTTTAACGAGCCGGGCCGCCAAGGCAGAAGCAAACCTGGCGCAGAGCCGCTGCATGGGGTCACCGGTGATGGCGGCCAGCCTCGAAAGCTGGCAGAGGCAGGCATCAGCATGGTGGAGGTTGCCGGCCGAGACATGGTTGGCACAAGTTAGCAAGAGCTGGATTAGTTTGACACCTCTTTCTTGGGGGTTTAGGCCGTCGTTGGTCGTGGGAGAGGGTGGCAAACTTAGGGACAGGGTGACATCAGGCTTCtgtgaagaagatgaagaactCATAATCAGGTAGTTGTGCTAATGCAAATTTTTCGTGTATAATTAGAGAGAAATAAAAGGTAAGATGAGTCATGTATGAATGGATCCTTTCTTGTGAGAGGAGCAGGTGAGGTAATGGGAGCTTAGCTTTTGGACGCACCAGATACGTCCAATAGCATGCTACAAATGTTGTGTTTGTTaatgattttatcaaattgacCTTTCTGGATTCTTCGTTATCGTGATTGAAGAATTATTAACTAACTTTGATTATCGAGCAACATTGTCAACTAATTCTAAAAAGTTTATAGTGTGTGCCGTACGGATATATAAATCTTCGTGTTTTATCTCGAGAGCAGCACCACAAAAGCCGAGGATGAAAGAccaaattatgaataaaaatagccaaaatctTAACGTGGTTCCATGAAATTTACCGCCCCCcaattccccccccccccccccccagctAATTAACAATCTAGGCAATGAGGTTAAATTTGATCCTTAAAAGGAATGGAATGCAAGAATTTCATATTCCAATACTGGATTcttgaaataaatgaaaagaagtTCCTGTCCGGATCCTGGAAAGTCCAATAGCCAGGGCCAATATCCCTGTGAAACTTAGCGATGTAATTGAAAACCTATGCATCTGGCATCAATCCTTTTGCTCTCGACAGTTTGTGCACTTGGCCGCCAGGTATAAATGCAACAAGATGAGTTGCTGCTTCAAGACGCGTACCtagtttcttttaaaataaggGATATGTGGATATCGCCCAGGTAATCAATAAACAAAACATCGAAAGTAGCATGAACTCACCATTAAAATGTCCGTTAAGTCAACCTCGCTGAATGATAATCGCGACTTTTCATCCCACAAATTCCCAAGTGCAACAGTTTGGTAAGAGTTCATCCCCTTCATGCTCATTGATTTTCCTATCGAATTTACTGCTTCATAATTATCTCCATTTACATATGAACTTCACAATTTCATCAGATTGTTACCTGTGATGGAGAAACACAAACTGAGACTCCCTGTCCATTCCCCTCATGTAAACGAGAAATAGCCAAAGGAATTTTAACTAGAAATaacaaattttctcaaaaagtTCCTCTtggatattttattgaatcaaaCATGCGAGACTATTTCAGTAGTATTTCCATCGTATATACCCTTCTGTTTACCCGCTAAACCTAGACCCTGCAGCAATTACAAGGGTTAGAGTGAGTTATTTTGATTCTACGGTACGGCATCTTGGTAATAAGAACGACGCACGcgatttcaaatatttgtctTCTTCCCCATCAATGACATTCTGTTCAACCCATACTTATGTCTCTGACCAGATTTCATTTTCCTATAAGACACGAGAAAAAATCACGATTAAAGAATAACAGGACAAATGCATAGTTGTTGCCATATAAATTTGGTGCACAGAAACCAACTGCTTTCCATATTATATTAGCATATTCTTTCATCACATGGGACAAGAGGATgctaaaaaagttaaaaagtcCCGAATACAGATCCACAATTATTCATATTACTTTATGGCAATTCAACTTTCAACTTTACCGCATGAAATCATTTTTACTGACATACAGAAACcatttgagtgttttctcttCTACCTTCTCCTTTTCTGTAAGGCCTATAATAGGAACTTGAGCAGTAagaaatttaatgatttgatAAACAATTGATCAATCAGACAatgattttggttttgatgGTGTGTAACTCTGTGCATAGCTTGAAATACTAACTTCAAGTCCGAAAAAATTACGTCCTCTGACAATCTTCCTACATACACAGGCAGCAGCCTGAAAAAGACAATCCGATAGGGTAAACGCTTCGGATGAACCGCAGCTCAAATTGCTGCAGTGACAGCCACCTGAAGTTTGCGAACagagagaagaaacaaatcCTAAACCTCATGACTATATCAGATATACATTCACTCATAACTGTCCATCCATATCCCAACAACAAAGACACATACACATACGTTTCTCTCATTAAATCAAATCTATATGATGTCAAAACAGCATCTGGCGACTGTATTTGGTAACGCCAGCAGAAAACACAAATCaagcaaaaacaaaacaaaaagcaGCTTCAGAACAGAAATACAACAGATCATTTACCTGTAACTTCAAGATCAAGCAGATCTTAAAGACATCAAGACAACTTAGGAATCAACCGCACTAGAAAAGGAAGGACGGAAGGAAAGGGGAGGATAGATCGGAAACCTTCGGTATGGGAGGAATAGGAAAGGCATATTCCGGCGGAGAAGGAAGCCTTTCCCATCACTCCCTACCCGAACGCTTCCGACGACTCATCTCTACCTTTTTCATCTACCAATCCGCTACCGTCAGTTGGTAAGTTTCCCTGGTCAAATTCttcgatctgaaaaagatagTGACTTGAGTAGTGTGATTAAAGCCCATGGAGGAAGGCCCATAATATCTTGGGCTACCCTTTAAGGCCCACTTTACTGTATATTGTTAGGCTTATGAATTTGGGCTTGAAACTTCAAAGCCCATTAAGCAgataattatctatattattttatttattaagtgtgaggatttaaaagtaattaattttgactgagaaaataaatatgcataaaaatacCCAATTCATCTAGAagccttttctttctcttgatAATATCTGATTCTGTCTTATCAAAAGTGATCAAATCCAGGTAAGATGGACTTCTTAAGATGTTTACATCCACATTCCAACTTCCCATCCTtggcatattttaatttgccCCCCAGCCCTTCACTCCTTTAtgccttaattaattactccTTCCTTTTACcttaattacacttttatttcaatttcatatcTCATTTCATGCTCTAAACTAtgcatacaaatttaattttgccaCCATAATGCAATCCAGAAATTTAAGTAGTTTATAAGTCTTAATATCTCATCTTTTGATGAAATATCTTTCtacgaaaaaattataaattttaatattaattacacttagaccccaTCTGAAAATGCAAACTTATGtgttttttgcaaaaaataaaaaaaaaaattgagattacacttacacccctctgaaaattctttatttacacTTAGCCTCATTTCAGTAgggttgaatgaaaaatgctgacattagaaaaaaaaaatatatttcataaacttttaaatttgcCCCTCATCTAATATGCTCAtggatatttttgtatttataaaaagatatacataatatctatatctatatatatatatgaagtgaaGGTTAAcgttattacattttttctcttataagtacaaaattattaaataaaaatgttaaattaggggtagaattgaaaatttctatatttatccGGAGTGTAAgtattttctttccaaatcCTAACGAAAGGAGCTCAGGTATAAAgaatgaattttcaaataaggtggaaatataattttaaaaaaatagaattttatatttaaaaaaaaaacttacgTGTAACTAATCCTAAAGTTTAATACTTTGTACAAGACCGATTGCGTCGCACGTGGAACtaagaagaaatattattatgaaaacaATTAATTGTTGGAAAAAGTAGCATAGTAccacttttataaaaaataattttgtatatatcatagacaataactaaaaaattattataaaactaaataaacgCCCCacatactaaaataaaaaaatttggaccTCAATTCACTATTTCAACGACTTGATTACGTCCTCTACTACTCCTCTTTCAGCTTTCGATAAGATTAATGtgaggaataattacactcccatttcatgaagtttggtataataatatgtaaatgtttattgtttcaaaaaattactagcacctctaaaatttgattctatttaataaataaatttgtttattaatcaaaactcattgaatttgttgatattgataaaaaaatcagacataaatatatatttactattaattgacttattattgatctATCGAAGgttagataaattttttcataaccaaattactctcatatgtcttcacgtgttaatgcatgtgatgaggtatattttcactgttataGGAGtagtttagtaaaaaaaaattgtttcacctacaatatatttgtaataagttaatcgagggtaaacataaatttttattcaattttttttgttaataatagcaaattcagtgaattttgaccaacagaaaaacttatttgttagataaaaggAACCCTCAtaaatattagatgtaattttctaaattacaaagaaattatttacgACGAGACCaaacttgagaaaaaaaaaaaaatccctttaTGTAAGAATGCCCTACCAAATCAAGCATCTCTCAGAAAAACCCCAAGAGGATCTTTTCCACTTTTCAACAGATCTACTTAGCTCAAAATTAAGACATCTCCGCTCCACAcactttattaatataatcgCTACGATCACACACGTCATTACCTATATATGGCATAATGctcattaattaatccatCTTTCATCAATTAACAAATGCATAAACACGACTCTTCGTCCACGCGTCCATGAGGTGACTCATTTCTTCTCGTCCTCTTTTACATACTTTAATTACCCCATTACCGATTTTGGCATCAAGAACCTTCTCAAccacattaatatatatatatatatatatatatatattattatcgTCTTTTTCGATAGACTATATCTGAAACATGGCTGTCGGGACTACGTATGCGAACATCTGTTGCGTCATGATTGGGTCGTAACCCATTTTCGAAGACAAAAATACCAAGAATTCGATCACTTGTAAAGTTCACGGCTCGATTAATGAGCATTATTATGCTTTAGTTACACTAATCTTGTGTTTAACTTGTGAAGCTTAGAATAATTGTCGGAAGTCATGGTTGATTCGTCGTACGTTGAGGGCGCCAAGATTTAGCGTATCAACACTTGTTGGGAGGGGATTGGTGGAGAATCCAGGGAAGAGGAAGTGGGGTTTCACACCTGGCAGATTCTGTGAGGAGGGAGGGTTGTCTTGGTAATAAAGAAGGATTAGACTAGTATTTATCTGtgtgagttattataatttttatagagACTTTGTCTGAAATGAGATCAGCATATGAATATGGCTTAAAAGGGACAGTGAAGGTGACAAGTCatgacaattatatataaaaagggGGCCGGGAAGGAGTGTTTAGGTTGTCTGTCATAGGAATTGGAGACAAAGAGAATTTGAAAACGGCATCGGTTGATCAAGACTGGTTGGAAATGGAGAGCTGGGGGGTTTCGGAGCAGGGATGGAGAAAAGGGCCATGGACGCCTGAAGAAGACAAGCTGCTTGTTGAGTATGTGAGGCAGCATGGTGAGGGAAGATGGAGCTGTGTGTCTAAGTCATCAGGTACGTACGTACAAATACATGCAGTTGCATTGTCTTGATAGTCTATATATAGAAATGGATGGTCCTGATGTATTTGAATGGTCAGGTTTGAATAGGAGTGGGAAGAGTTGCCGGCTGAGGTGGGTGAATTACTTGAGACCTGGACTCAAGAAGGGCCATTTAACACCTCAGGAGGAAGGAATAATCATTGAACTTCATGCCCTTTGGGGAAACAAGTaagcatatacatatatatatatatatatatattgcctTTTTATTAATCGTTTTGATGTATTTGATTCTTCCCATGATTCATTGTAATTGACGTTGTACAGATGGTCGACTATAGCAAGATACTTGCCGGGAAGAACAGACAATGAGATAAAGAACTACTGGAGAACTCATTTCAAGAAGAGAAAGTCTTCTCGTAATGATCAAGAAGTGAAACGCAAATTCCACAGGCAGAAACAGCACCACACACTGCAAGAAAATGACAAGAATGACAGCACTAAGGCTTCTCCTGATTGTCAATTAGCAGCAGAAGCGACCAGCGATAGAGAGAAAAGCAATCAGGAGATGGATGTAAGGGGGAACGTAAACGACAACGTCGAGAATCATCATCAGTTGTTGCCGCTCATGATGTATCAAGATAGTTCAGCATGGTTTGATTTCATCCCAGCTGATAATTACTTGTGGGGTGGATTGTGGAACCTGGATGATCAAAATGGTTGCAGCAAGATGGCGATTCAGGGTCAAGCCAACGGTGCTGATTATCCTCGTGGAGGCGGAGGCGGAGGCGATCACGCCATTAATTACATACATAGTGGGGGTGGAGGGTACATATTCTGATCAAATAATAATGAGTTGATTAAATTAGTTAGCAAGATTGAGGTAGTCATAAATTTGTAGGATCAGCAGatatgtgtattttatttgctatatatGACAGTTTGATTGTTTGTTAAGTGGTAATCATTAACAtgatgatttttgtaaaatgCTGTAATATTTCCGGCAATGATCACTTTGTTTAACCACTCTTTTCCTATGTCGATGATGAGacattgttataattaattgttatctCGGCTCTTAATATGTCAAGAGGACACGGATGGAGAGCATGTGTGCGAAGATGGTTCGTTTAAATCCCAGTTATTCTCTTGGTCGTCCCTTTCTTCTATAGAATGACAAGATAAAGACAATGGAAACACTGTGTATGTATGACGACGAAATCCTCGGTacctaaattaatattaatacaggattaaaaggaaagagaagggACAAGGAAACCAGGTGTAGGAAGACAAGGCTGAGAGTTTGTGTGCGCGCCGGGGAAGAGAAAAAGATTGAGTGGGATGGACATGAGATAACAGAAAACAGAGCAAAAATTATCACCAGCAGATGAAGACATGGCCCATGCAGGTCTCGAACCTGCGACCTTCGCGTTATTAGCACGATGCTCTAACCAACTGAGCTAATAGGCCAATGTTGTTAGTTTCGTCTCTGATAAGTCAATATGCTAAGCCATATTCCTAGTTATACTGCTGGTCACAATGCTATGAATATGTTAGTTTGACTCTTCACCAATTACAATACTATACTTCAACTTGTTAAAGATATGCAAGAGAAGCGATGACCTGAAAATGAGTCTGTATTAATTAAACGTGAGAGTCTTTCATTTTAACTCCCCTTGTTaatgtgaaattaaaatcacaactTCTCCCTACACCAATTGCCAATCCACACGCATTCTTCAAAATTCCCCATATTTACTTCATTACAcctctaaattaaattattttaatttgtttttcagttcccactatttttaaaaaaaaaaaaacaaaagaacccATAAAACATATCCCATAATGTGTTCTCAATTTTTGTTATGAGAAAACTGCAGAAAAGTGTCCtccttttttccattttgttATGATACACCTTTTCcctttttgctttcttttaaGATGTAATAGTGGGAAATTCATTTAGCACTCgaaataattgtttttcacTAAATTTAGTACCCGAGGGTAAGTGCAAGGGATGACCCTTTTctaaccaaaaagaaaagactcaTCCCCATTGCCTTTATAAGactgtaaatatttgatttataataaatcaattaatcccATAATAGacgaatttatttattatacgaaAACAAATGTCAGGATATCAGATATAATTTTACGAACCAGagaataattaaactaaaccTCATGAAAAAACAACCATTACTTGTGATACGAAGGAGTTGTACCTATGATTCTTGTATGAGTGTATTCGTCTACATTTTAGAATATCTGCATGAAAATATAGCACTGCATGCAGATATGTGAACTTGACAAACATActttaattagaattatttttttaatggaaaataataataattgaggagaaaatgataaaaggGTTGACAGTAATGGGACTCGTCATTCATAATGGGCAACGGCCCCTCATTCGCATGATGCGCCGGCAAATACTCGTGTTGAAGGCCTACTCCTCATCCACCTGTCGCATCATGCCAAGGGTTGAAATTGTCTGTGCTGTCCACCCTGCCACCGAATAATCATATGACACGTACAAATTACACTGTGGGCTTACTGTGGGAACGCCGAAATACACACGGGTCTTTTGACGGATATTCGAGAGAACTGAAAAGACGTCGTCAGTcgctcttcttttttcctgcTGCCTTTAACGGACTGAAAACGGTtgtttacttatatatttttacggACTGGTGGACTAAGGTTGTCTCCCACCTCTCTTTtcgaatattttctttttgcatttcaagattattatttttagagaaacaatatatatatatatatattattttttagatggaAATTCCATTTTTACTTACTATTAtgtattaactttttttttctttttacaaaaagaaaaagaaaaatataacactaACAAAGAAAGATatcgtaaaaaataaatccacataatattgcataaatttgataaaattcaaTGGACATAATATGTTGTCATCGCACCCATATCATCACGTTTCATTGtttgttctttatttattaattaagattcagaacaaaaaataacgTAACATCAACATATCGTATACATTATCATAAGTTTCATGTTTGCATGATATATCGTCATCATGATTAATACCCCTCAATAGATTTTTAGACtacattcaaattttacatcctacgtaatattttttttaaaaaaattatttgaataattctaaattaaaataattttgaatattttcgtatttcaactatattttattaaatattaatgtatttcacttatttatttcaaatttaaatccaTCTGTTCAAATATAATGTTAAAGAAATAAGGTATCctctttatgaaaatatataatttgaatccTTTAACTATATATGAAGTAGGGAAATGTAATGTTGGAGTGATGGGACAAGAATGAGGAGTAGTAATGTGTGAAAGCCGACATCACAGTTGGGGTGTTGGTTTGTCATTGTCATTCCACCTACACATTCATTACaaactttaaaattcaaacacacactcacacacacactcactcactcttatatatatatatatatatatgtatgcaatTTTTCGTATGACTTTTTCGCTTTATATTATCCCTACgtacaatttaatatatgtccacatataataataaattgacgtcatatttatacttatatatatttattaattaatatatatcacaattcgagtataaaaaataaataaagttctTGCATATTTTTCAGAATACGTATACACGTACAAATACTATGCGTATAGAAATGATACCTATATAAGTTGAACTCGGCTACCGAATAATTCTTTTGTAAACATATGTTGACATACTTTGTATATTATTATCCGTTCGAGAACTAAAAGGGTGTTTGTTGAGCTTATAAGTTtatcaaaacatcttataagatgtcttaaactttataagttttttaaaatcagATTTTTTGGATCTTGTaagcaaaaatattaatttatacaatttctaaattatgaaagtttGATGgctttatttgttattattacagtataaaaagtttattatgTCATACGTACTGTCTAACATATTATAAGTCCCGtcattttatttgttcatatttaattttaaaagcttatttttttaattaacatatataaatacgaTTAAAATATCTTACAAGATATTTGAAATAAGTTTATCTAAATATCCTGTAAATGCAGAGTATACAACGACCGACCTATATTTAACCAATTAGGGGTATTGCTATATGTGCCATGTTTTAAAGCGActactttttgaaataagaCGAAACTAAGTgattattgaataattaagTACGCAACGACTGACATAAATGGTGAAGATTACCTCCCCCTTCTTCCATCTTTTTCTACCAAATAAGAAGCTCATTTTTGTATCCATTTCTCGCAAATTTTGCATATGAAAAGTGAAAACGTAAATATTTAGTCCAACTTATAGTCTAGATTTGATGCGGGTTGGGAGACCGGGATGACGTCTAGGTAGTCCAATCCAGAGGTGTTTAGGATTTGAGAAAATGATCGGATCGTTAAAAAAACCCTCGACTATCCTCCGATATTTAAGTTGATTGTgtgtgaaatataaaattctctCAATCGAAATGACGTATAGCCCAAACTGGAcatggggtatttataatgcCAAATATGCATATCTGTACGAGTCCACATGTCGTGATCTTAACTTTTCAGACGTTGGATATATAATGGATTGGTTATGGTTCCGGATCATTGGGTCCGGCTGCCACTTGATTCAACTGAAAAATCCATGAATTCTTATCCTGTTTAAGCATTTTGAGGTCCATTAGGGGAGgggataataaataataaaaagaataaaaaagtggCTCACGAGCTTTTGAACACAATTACTTGGGCTTGAGCTCAGCTCGTGAAGGAGCTTAAGCTCTTGTCGTGTTAGCTTGCGAACATCTCGACTCATATTGTATCCCTACTTAGGTATGGTATGATCAcacgattaaataaattaataactttcgGAACTAATTggaaggaattaatttttcaatgccTTGATTACGACATAAAAaaggtttaatttatttcatcttaATTATGgcattacaagaaaatgatttaatttacctAAAGTACAATTGTTAATCATTTTTGGAGAAACAAGAAGCAACTCTCGTAATTCTTTGCGGGCTATGGCTGATACGAACGTAGAATTATTGGACCTTTCAGGTTTGTCCTTACAGTACTATATTAACACTTTATTAGCATATctactatattattaattatatatctttgaCCAAAGGCATTAAACcttggacaaaaataaatgataagagataaataaatactgattataataaatatttcatcacattaaataagaaaaataccCACATATCTGGtaaaatttaaactcataatctcaaatttttgggatctcaattttaatcactaaattaattaaaatattattgattttcttatttaattaatttaaattcaatcgaaataaaaaaaaatactctaGACCAGACATAAATGATTGTAGATTccatttattcattttgttcCTAAGAAATAGTGTATCAAGTACACTAGTCCAAGACTGACGACCTTTTCGTGGAATAAGAGCAACTAAAGAAAACCTGTATTCATCAAGAATGTAAAAACACTTGACaaacaataattacaaaatattcaaacacGTAAGACTTTATTTGATACTATAGAAAATCGTACAAGACTTGTGATTGAGTTGAAATGCAAATCGGGATGCCACCTATTTATACTACTCAAGAGAATTCTAGATTACATGGAGAAATTAAAAGCCTGGCCAAAGTAAAGACATAGGAAATACAAACTTACGCAAAATTAAGATGTGCCAAACATGACTGATGGGAAAACTTCATAGTTTTGGAGGGgggcaaaatatattttgtgaagTTCTGTGATTAGCACCAGTTGATGCAGATACAAGTTTTTGTCGAACTaaaagtaggcctaaacccttatatttatttggtaaattttctaagcgtaatgataattacaagttagtattaaaggaaaacaaacttttttcaataaaacatcgtaaaacaactaaaatttgaactatatcaaaattacacgaaacttgaacaaaaatagGCCTAAaccctttcatttttttggtaattttcgaagtgtaataataagattatcttttgtgattaGTGGCAACCAAGGAGATAAATTAGCAATTTTACTCTATTTTTGTGATATCAACAGTTAATCAAAATGCAAGAAA is a window from the Sesamum indicum cultivar Zhongzhi No. 13 linkage group LG15, S_indicum_v1.0, whole genome shotgun sequence genome containing:
- the LOC105177645 gene encoding myb-related protein 305 — encoded protein: MESWGVSEQGWRKGPWTPEEDKLLVEYVRQHGEGRWSCVSKSSGLNRSGKSCRLRWVNYLRPGLKKGHLTPQEEGIIIELHALWGNKWSTIARYLPGRTDNEIKNYWRTHFKKRKSSRNDQEVKRKFHRQKQHHTLQENDKNDSTKASPDCQLAAEATSDREKSNQEMDVRGNVNDNVENHHQLLPLMMYQDSSAWFDFIPADNYLWGGLWNLDDQNGCSKMAIQGQANGADYPRGGGGGGDHAINYIHSGGGGYIF
- the LOC105177644 gene encoding scarecrow-like protein 3, whose translation is MSMKGMNSYQTVALGNLWDEKSRLSFSEVDLTDILMKPDVTLSLSLPPSPTTNDGLNPQERGVKLIQLLLTCANHVSAGNLHHADACLCQLSRLAAITGDPMQRLCARFASALAARLVKRWPGLYKALNNGGQVSCDVDRARSVFSRAFPCLSFAYAIINRTLIQAVSGEPEIHVIDLSSGDSKLWVPFIRALADGGPDERPCLKITCVSRNKEAQERLGARLVKEAESLKMAFQFNPVNAGLRELTLDMLQIKTGEALALTSILGLHVLLAEDDRVDANFGLRRSNDVKECKRMNEFLEMVKSIGPKAILLVEQESNHNSNRLVDRFVEGLHFYSALFDSIDAAFGGLSCPDRTVLEEMLGKEIENIVAGEGMDREARHEEYSMWAVRFTRAGFRPIRLWYEVMEEARRVVDGYGPGGFKITSQKGSLMICWHDRPIYAVSAWNCISF